Genomic window (Acropora muricata isolate sample 2 chromosome 11, ASM3666990v1, whole genome shotgun sequence):
GCCAATTCTAAATTAGAGTGCTGAAGTCTGGGGTACCTTGTTAACTCAGATTTCAATTCCCGGGACAACTCTCCAAGAGAAGGGGGCTCATTTACAATTCTGTAAACGATATTTGGAGGTGCATAACAAAGCGTTAAGTATGGCAAGTAGATCTGGACTTGGTAAATATTTTATGATCATTGATATCAATAAAACGATCCTCGATTACTTGAGCTATCTTCAAGATAAAGATGCCGTCCAATTCAAGTGATCAAAATATTTAATGAAGATGtctgaatatttcaatttattttattttaattacaaTTCACTGAGCGACAGCACGACTAAGCAACTTGTAGACctcatgaaaaagaaatttgtctCTTGTTGGAACCAGACGTTTCAGCACTCACGTAAACTAAACTTTTATCAGTCCATCAAAAAGAATTACAGCCGTTCTGCTTACATTGATTCAAGGCAAAAAAATCCCTTAAGAAAAATTCTCGTAAAACTCAGAATAGGTTGCCGCAATCTACCGGTTGAAACAGGTAGGTATGACAAAATCCCTCTCGATGAAAGGATATGTCCCCTCTGTAGTGGTAATAAAATTGAGGACAAAACCCATCTCTTACTAGATTGTCAGAGATATTCCCCGATGAGAGAcatattcctttccaaaattgaaacaaaaattgatgatattcgaaaacTATCGCATCAAAACTTGCTATCAAAACTGATAAATTCTAACGATTACTATGTTAACCTGCGATTAATTatgttcatctcatcgtgctttgaaatgagagacaaattgatttgacccttatttgaatattggataaatgttatgatttaTATCAATGTTgaattgtaccctgataactaaattactaAAATCGTCATGCTTTctacgcttttgcaatgctgtattgttatagtcatgcaaataaagctcgatgttgttgttcttgttgttaatgttgttgttgttgttaatgttgttgttgtgcgTACCGTTTGATACCGTTTCAGATCATTCACAAACAGTATTGATTGAAGTAACCGTGCAATAGTGATCAACAAACAAATCTGCCATTATGCGGTTACTTGGATCAATAGTGTTTGTCAATGATCGGAAACGGTACCTAACGCTTTTGGAATCACCATTATAAGCTTTGTTATTATCGGCCTTCCCTCCTTGTGTGTCTTTTtgttctccttcttcttcttcttctttttgacCAGTCATCTCCTCCTGAACACCGTCTTCGTTTTCTTTGCCCTTTCTTCGCCTTGTTCCTTTTTGAGTGTGCTTCACCCGAATCCTATTCTTGATTGACTATCGGCTTCATATAACATCGGTTGTTCATTTGGGTCAACAAACTCTTCGCAATTCCAACGCATCTTTCTTCCACACATATAATCTTAGCGCTCCATTTTTTGGTGCGACATGACTTCGTTGCATTGTTGACACTCGTGAAATTTTTGACACACAGACTGGCCTTCTCTGTTGGGTCCACAGTGATTGGCATAGCACCTATCTCCTGTGAATCGAATATTCTGTGGCGCGTACCGCATTGTCGCCAGGCTGCTTTCCCACACAACCCTCTGTGAAACAATGTTTGCATACCATACTGCAGCGATGtctctttttttctcattgTACGCTTTCTTGCATTCCAAACACCAATAGCTCCTCTCTAGAAAGCTAGAGACAGGAGTGGTGATGTCAAAGTGTTTTTCACAGTGATAGAGATAAATTTGTTGTTCTCGCCTCGGTCCTTCGTAGACAATGACGTTGGATTGCTTGGCAGATAATACAATGATTTGGTAGTTGTCAACCACTGCATGTTTGGAATTTGTCGACTTCCGGTATCCCACAGATACCCTTGTGGACACCAGCCTTTTGATGCAGTTGCTGAGCGAGTACACCCTTGCCGAAATGAATTTAATTCAGGATCTTTTCTTGTTGAGCAATATCAGTCAGTATAGCGCTTTAATTGTTTCATAGAGTAATGTACGACAGTCCGAGTATCCTATTACGCGAATCATTATGCTGGGAAAGGaatggaaaaaaactttttattATCCTcattttttgacgtcatcttCTGCCTCGAATTAaattttgacgtcatctccgataagttggaacgGAGCCCAGTACTTCATCTCAGAATAATCCTTAGATTCGCGAAGGAATTTCATCGATTCctgaacagcagcactggcggtttttccttccttcagatgttggtagaaacttttcatgaacaccatggtagcctcgtcatctattgcccacaagGAAACCAatacagaacgagcaccagctgccaagaaggcacgtgcgataccgaccacaccctcacccttcgagattctgcctcgtccactgtgacagcaacttaagaccacaagacgagcCCGAAGATTCGACTCTTGTAcgtcggacattttcaaaatgtaatctTTTTTTTGAGGGAAGTTGGaggtccatccagggtttggagacaacgcaatttctccagtgcgcttgtttccgtgggcagcaatgtgaattaaaccgaCTGAAgacatccgtttcatcacttcagcttttgttgcctgtctcccTACGAGGGCTCTagtgttgagaattgatgcaatcatttctacttcctcttgagcacatagTAATGCTGGTTCTGGTTTCTTCAACTcgtttaagcacggatttccgaccaaaagcgcccctttCTTTATGTGATGTCCTTCGGGCAaacttaagatcaattgataagtTGTAAGTGATGGAATAGTGCGAATCCTAACAGATTCgataactgcggcccatggggtaAGGCACAgtgcaccatcaggaacaatgactaACTCGTCGTCGTGAGGtccaagcatgtcaacaattggATTAATaattgcatcataaaatggcttgaACGGACTATCTAAGGGCGGCGATGGAGGTTTTCCAACTCCTTTGGCCTGCACTTCTAAGCTTAACGGCTGTTCATTGTCAAGTacatcaaatgtgcgatcttcacatcttactGGATCTTCGGTTCCGATTTTTACTAAAGATGATTGGAGCAAGGCGTGTATGGGATCTTTCTCTGTTCTATCACCTTCTAGCCTCCCTTGTCGAAGTACAACTTTGTTTCCCCTgctcagaaaccagatgttgatcgtaaGTCCTTTAATTCCCAGAAAAATAGTTGCTGTAATAATCTCTGTCGAGAGGCGAGATGTTGTCCCTTCAGTGTCAAATGTTGCAGCTGATGAGGACGCAGGTAGTTTAAattgaatcaacaaattgtcggacaaagtctgcgctcgtccttgttcagccGCGAACAAAGCCTCATCGACCTTTCCAATTCGAAGCAATGATCTCCATAAGGCAGTGTATGTCGTCTCGTGCAGTTCACGATATTTTATTTGCCAATTATCTTTAGACTTCAAGATAGATCTCAAAAAATTGAAGACATTCACAGCAGAAACAAAATTATCCACGGCGTTTTTGAATTGTTCAAGAGAACAGTATATGTTTCCCATGTTGTGATAACATGCACCTTCTGcctcccgatcaccgatttctatcgcaatttttaaagatttttccatatactcaatggcttttcgattgTCACCCAGTTTGTTGTAGGCATTGCCGAGGCTTCCAttggcttttccttctccgccccgatcaccgatttctgttgcaattttcaaagatttttcataatactcaatgccTTTTCGATAGTTgcccagtgactcgtaagcattaccgagatttccattggctgctccttctccaccccgctcaccgatttctattgcaattttcaaatgttcttcatgatactcaatggcttttcgatagttagCCAGTGACTGAAAAGCATTACCGAGGCCTCCAttggctgctccttctccataccgatcactgatttctgttgcaattttcaattgttcttcatgatactcaatggcttttcgatagttacccagtgactggtaagcattaccgagacttccattgGCCGCTCCTTCttcaccccgatcaccgatttctatcgcaatttttaaatctttttcatgatgatcaatggcttttcgatagtcactcagtgaccgATAAGTATCACCGAGACTTCGATTGGCTACTCCTTCTCCActccgattaccgatttctgtagcaatttttaaacatttttcaaggtactcaatggcttttcgatagtcacccagtgagtcgtaggcattaccgagattgccataggctgttccttctccatcccgatcaccgatttctattgcaatttttaaatgttgttcatgatactcaatggcttttcgatagtcacccagtgaccgatAAGCTTTACCGAGAGATCCAatggctgttccttctccaccccgattaccgatttctatggcaattttcaaatgtttttcatgataatcaatggcttgTCGATAGTTACCTAGTGATTTGTAAGCAGTACCAAGACTTCCATTagctgttccttctccaccccgatcgcctatttctattgcttttttcaaatatttttcatgatactcaatggcttttcgatagttacccaatgactggtaagcattaccgagattacCAAATGCTGCTTCTACTCCGCGTCGATCACCTGTTTCtattaaaattttcaaagattttttaagatactcaatggctttaaGGTAGTCACCCAGTAAATTGTAGCTAATACCGAGAATTCTATAGACTGTTCCTTCTCTAcaccgatcaccgacttctatcgcaattttcaaatgtttttcatgatactcaatggcttttcgatagtcacccagtaagttgtaagcattaccgagatttccatagacacctccttctccgccccggtGACCGATTTCTCtcacaattttcaaacatttttcataatactcaatggcttttgggtagtcacccaatgagcagtatgcattaccgagatttccataggctgttccttctccgccccgatcaccgatttctattgcaattttcaaatgtttttcatggtactcattggcttttcgatagttaccctgtaactggtaagcattaccgaggtttttataggcttctccttctctgCCCCGATGACCGACTTCTTTCAcgatttttaaatatttttcatgatactcaatggcttttcggtagtTACCCGTTGAGTAGTAGGCATCACCGAGAGTTCCAtacgctcctccttctccgatccgatcaccgatttctattgcaatatTTAAGgatttttcttgatactcaatggctattcgatagtcacccagtatcTGGTAACCAtcaccgagatttgcataggctcttTGTTCTACgtgccgatcaccgatttctattgcaattttcaaagatctttcaaGATTTTCAATACCTTTTCGATATTTACCCAGTGAAGAAtaggcaataccgagatttgcatTGGCCCggccttctccgccccgatcaccgatttctatcgcaattttcaaatgtttttcatgatactcattggcttttcgatagttacccagtgactggtaagcattaccgagattttcataggcttgtccttctccaccccgatgaccgacttctttcacaattttcaaacaattttcatgatactcaatggcttttcggtagtTCCCCATTACGtagtaggcattaccgagactttcataggctcctccttctccttcccgatcaccgatttctattgcaatttttaaagattttttttgatactcaatggctatTCGATAGTCACCCTGTAacaagtaagcattaccgagatttgcagAGATTCTTTGTTCTACgtgccgatcaccgatttctattgcaatttttaaagatCTTTCAAGAttctcaatggcttttcgatgtTTACCCAGTGAAGTATAGacattaccgagattttcatTGACCGTTCCTTCTCCGCccagatcaccgatttctatcgcaattttcaaatgttttccatGATATTCattggcttttcgatagttacccagtaactggtaagcattaccgatactttcataggcttctccttctctgccccgatgaccgacttctgtcacaattttcaaacatttttcatgatactcaatggcttttcggtagtTACCCATTGAGtagtaggcattaccgagatttccatacgctcctccttctccgccccgatcaccgctTTCTATTACAATATTTAAATgtctttcatgatactcaattgcttttcgatagtcacccagtgagcagtaggcattaccgagattttcatTGGCTGTTCCTGCTCccccccgatcaccgatttccattgcaattttcaaacgtttttcaaggtactcaaTTGCTTtacgatagtcacccaatgagcaGTATGCAATACCGAGgattccataggctgttcctacTCCGCCCGGATCACCGATTTCCATCGCAATctttaaacgtttttcatgatacttaatggctttatGATAGAAATCCAGTAAGTGGAAGTCTTTTCCGAGTCCGATATAGACTTTTTCACTTCCGTCTTGGTCATCCATTTCCTTTtataaaaatataaacaaataattaGTGAAGGAAACAAAGAAGACGTAACAACTGGAAGAACATTTTGTAGGAGAAGTGTTGTCAGCGATGTTTTTGTTTCGATGTTATATTTCCAACAGAGaacaattttttccttcaataacAGCAATTCCAGATTCAGATTCTGTTTTTGGACTCACGATTATTGTTTTTTCTATacgtaaaaacaaatcaatcgCCAAAATGTTCCTTGCTCTTCTCTTATTTCTGATGGCACTGATATCTCTTGTTCAAGGTAAAAAATTTAACGGGTCTGGAACTAATTTTGAGCCAACAGCTCAGTAGTTTGCCAGGGATGACTAGATTTGGAGCCTAGGGGTTTTGAGAAGTGGGTGTTCAGCCTCGTTCCCTGCGTCTCTCTTCTAATTGGCAAAGAGACCCTGGTTTGGTCTTTTCACGAGTGTCCCAAAATCTGAGGAGAGGTTGAAGCGCATGTTGCGTGTTCCACGCGAAAGGTCATAATTAGTACCGGCTCTCGCCGTGCCGTAAGAAATGTTTCGTAGGAGTTATAGGGGGATAAATCCTCAAACATCCAAAGCAAAAATACTTAGTGAGTGGTACCACGGTTTTGTGTTGCTGTAGACTATGATCGACTGGAGAAGTACCTTTTAAGAATATTTTCTCGAAGAAAAGCGAAGCATTGTTTTCGACCGCATGGGAAATATTTGGTCCGACTCTCAAAAAGGAAGGCTAGCCACGCCTTCTATACAGGTCTTGCCAAAGAAGACTGAAAAGTTGTAATGAATTTAAGCCAAAGTAACGGCGACCCAAGAAACTTTTCAACGAGGAATTCGAAATTAAGAAGTGCATCGACTTTTCGCCATTAGTCCTCGGAGCTCCAAGGATTCTTCGGAAGAAAACGTTCTGAAGAGCCACTATGTGCAAGTTGTTTTTttcagaaagaaaattctaattCTATCGCCGTTCCTATTTTTCCTGGACATAAGACACTATGATGATTACTTTGCAGAAACATTCTTGAAAATTAATGGTTTCCCATAGAAAAAGCAGAGAAACCCTATAAGCAGTGGCTTTAATTGGTGGGAAAATGTTGATTCTTTTGCATTTGGCTTGAACACCCTGATTTTTCGCCAAATATCTTCGTCATGAAAATTTGTCGATTGTTCTTATCCACGCGtaaggaaataatttttcgtACACAAATTAGCAATGCAAATAaattacttttgaaacgcctgTTGTTCATCTTTCTAATTTTAGTAATCTATTTAGTTTACAACCATTAACGATAGTTCTCTATTGGTTTACTTTAAATTGCATCATAGTGAGTTACCTCTGTTTCTATTTGTGCGTTCGCTAAATGAAGCTTTTCATGAGCTGCATGACAATCGTCTGTTTTGTTTGAACTGTGTTGTCACACGTTGTTCATCTCTATCTAGAAGTCGACCAAAATAAGCTTCCTTGTTCTCTTCTCGCTTAcagaatgtttctttttttttttttaggatctACTATTTTATGTATGCCTTTTCCCGCAAGCGCCTCGGTAACTTGTATCAATATTTGTCTTTGAGGTTaaatttctttgttctacatttGAAAATACCTTCATTTTTGTCCTTTTGGTCCATTTCAGTGACTATATATTTGTGAATTCGTTTATTTTAGTGGTTATAAGTTCTGTACTCACTCTTTATCAGGAAAGGTTCGCGGGtttatttagtttatttgtgtctAAGTAGATTTACTGCCGTTTATTATTTCAGTTAACCTGCAGTTGTCGAAAGTTCTCTACATTGTCTACATTTATCTACCCTGCTATATATACGGTTTATTAAACTTCTTTTACGTGGAGTTCGGTTAGTCGATTATTTTCGCTATCCCTGCAACTACACGGTGTAGGATGCAAAATCGGATTTTCCTAAGGTTAACGTATAAATTCAAGGGTGTGTCGCGTCCAAGGGTTTAGCTGCAGCACTGTATCAGACTAAACCCGTATATCAGACTACACCCCTATATTAGATTAATAATGGTAATTGagctgagtggagtgcaattgagtctgaaatcatacgcgtgatttcaaaatcgaacgagaccaaaattgcacgaccatcagttcaattaccactttattaaatccattttgaaatcgcacaatttaGTAGCCTtaatacaagaactacaagattttGGTCAGTACCAAATaatggcttttttgtctttcattttcctgcaatgtgattagttgttttgttttactgtcccatTCTCATTGGATGAAAAAAAGATGTGATTTAGAGCAGAAAATGGTACGATTTGGGAATAAATCGCactgctgagagccaatcagattgcaaggatcaccAGTGATTTCAAAATGCATTTAATAAAAGCTGGTTATCAATCTGTGCCAAAACTTCCTTCTTTTTCTGGAACTAAAGCGCTTTATAAAAGCTTGTCTGCGTTTTGTCGCATTCAATTGCAGTGAAAAGTTACAAAATCTTCTCGAAATTGGATAAAAATAAACTAGACCAAtcatgcaaaaatgttttttcaaaaggaaaatattttgaattaaaagaATCACAGACACGCTTTGGTGTCTTACATGTCAAGGTAGCTAATTGGTCCCATAATTCACTGCAAATTCAATCAC
Coding sequences:
- the LOC136890873 gene encoding tetratricopeptide repeat protein 28-like, which translates into the protein MDDQDGSEKVYIGLGKDFHLLDFYHKAIKYHEKRLKIAMEIGDPGGVGTAYGILGIAYCSLGDYRKAIEYLEKRLKIAMEIGDRGGAGTANENLGNAYCSLGDYRKAIEYHERHLNIVIESGDRGGEGGAYGNLGNAYYSMGNYRKAIEYHEKCLKIVTEVGHRGREGEAYESIGNAYQLLGNYRKANEYHGKHLKIAIEIGDLGGEGTVNENLGNVYTSLGKHRKAIENLERSLKIAIEIGDRHVEQRISANLGNAYLLQGDYRIAIEYQKKSLKIAIEIGDREGEGGAYESLGNAYYVMGNYRKAIEYHENCLKIVKEVGHRGGEGQAYENLGNAYQSLGNYRKANEYHEKHLKIAIEIGDRGGEGRANANLGIAYSSLGKYRKGIENLERSLKIAIEIGDRHVEQRAYANLGDGYQILGDYRIAIEYQEKSLNIAIEIGDRIGEGGAYGTLGDAYYSTGNYRKAIEYHEKYLKIVKEVGHRGREGEAYKNLGNAYQLQGNYRKANEYHEKHLKIAIEIGDRGGEGTAYGNLGNAYCSLGDYPKAIEYYEKCLKIVREIGHRGGEGGVYGNLGNAYNLLGDYRKAIEYHEKHLKIAIEVGDRCREGTVYRILGISYNLLGDYLKAIEYLKKSLKILIETGDRRGVEAAFGNLGNAYQSLGNYRKAIEYHEKYLKKAIEIGDRGGEGTANGSLGTAYKSLGNYRQAIDYHEKHLKIAIEIGNRGGEGTAIGSLGKAYRSLGDYRKAIEYHEQHLKIAIEIGDRDGEGTAYGNLGNAYDSLGDYRKAIEYLEKCLKIATEIGNRSGEGVANRSLGDTYRSLSDYRKAIDHHEKDLKIAIEIGDRGEEGAANGSLGNAYQSLGNYRKAIEYHEEQLKIATEISDRYGEGAANGGLGNAFQSLANYRKAIEYHEEHLKIAIEIGERGGEGAANGNLGNAYESLGNYRKGIEYYEKSLKIATEIGDRGGEGKANGSLGNAYNKLGDNRKAIEYMEKSLKIAIEIGDREAEGACYHNMGNIYCSLEQFKNAVDNFVSAVNVFNFLRSILKSKDNWQIKYRELHETTYTALWRSLLRIGKVDEALFAAEQGRAQTLSDNLLIQFKLPASSSAATFDTEGTTSRLSTEIITATIFLGIKGLTINIWFLSRGNKVVLRQGRLEGDRTEKDPIHALLQSSLVKIGTEDPVRCEDRTFDVLDNEQPLSLEVQAKGVGKPPSPPLDSPFKPFYDAIINPIVDMLGPHDDELVIVPDGALCLTPWAAVIESVRIRTIPSLTTYQLILSLPEGHHIKKGALLVGNPCLNELKKPEPALLCAQEEVEMIASILNTRALVGRQATKAEVMKRMSSVGLIHIAAHGNKRTGEIALSPNPGWTSNFPQKKDYILKMSDVQESNLRARLVVLSCCHSGRGRISKGEGVVGIARAFLAAGARSVLVSLWAIDDEATMVFMKSFYQHLKEGKTASAAVQESMKFLRESKDYSEMKYWAPFQLIGDDVKI